Proteins encoded by one window of Chryseobacterium foetidum:
- a CDS encoding T9SS type A sorting domain-containing protein, producing the protein MKKLLLISSLAFAGFAQAQFSSGTVNLTAAAMTVKLDTNATTATITLIGDSNSMMGIGFGSSGMASGSDGFIYNSSTNRDFTFGGFNTPSADPVQDWTQTSNTVSGSTRTVVATRSLTGGAGDFAIPNAAGTINIFYARTGGGTGIAYHGGSRGYASLTMGATLSTKDLLAESKKVTLYPNPAKETVNFKNADQIKSIEIFESTGRKVKTVTLEGETLDVSDLKSGSYYFEITLKDGSLTYEKLIKQ; encoded by the coding sequence ATGAAAAAACTTCTACTCATTTCAAGTTTGGCTTTTGCAGGTTTTGCACAGGCTCAGTTTTCGTCAGGGACAGTTAATTTAACTGCAGCGGCTATGACAGTCAAATTAGATACAAATGCAACTACAGCCACGATCACTCTAATTGGCGACAGCAATTCTATGATGGGAATTGGCTTTGGATCTTCTGGTATGGCAAGCGGATCAGATGGTTTCATTTACAACTCATCGACGAATCGCGACTTTACTTTTGGAGGATTTAATACTCCGTCGGCAGACCCGGTGCAAGACTGGACTCAAACTTCAAATACAGTTTCTGGAAGCACAAGAACCGTTGTAGCAACAAGATCACTGACAGGCGGAGCGGGCGATTTTGCCATCCCCAATGCTGCGGGAACAATCAATATTTTCTACGCAAGAACGGGTGGCGGAACAGGAATCGCTTATCATGGCGGAAGCCGTGGCTACGCATCTTTAACGATGGGAGCTACCTTAAGCACAAAAGATTTGTTAGCTGAAAGTAAAAAAGTCACTCTCTACCCAAATCCTGCGAAGGAAACCGTAAATTTTAAAAATGCAGATCAGATCAAATCTATCGAAATTTTCGAATCTACAGGCCGAAAAGTAAAAACAGTTACTTTAGAAGGTGAAACCTTAGATGTTTCTGACCTGAAATCCGGCAGCTACTATTTTGAAATTACGTTAAAAGACGGAAGCCTGACTTACGAGAAATTGATTAAACAATAG
- a CDS encoding ankyrin repeat domain-containing protein yields MIFAVFFLSLSLITAQEKAKSVFDIARSGTVAELKDLMKTNPDIINQTNENGFSPLILACYRGNTEVADFLIDNVKDLDYKSQDGTALAGLSVRYNKNLVEHLLKKNANPNIADSTGTTPLFWAVKSGNKELVGLLLQYKADRTKKDSMGMTPFEYALKADNKEIIKLLKN; encoded by the coding sequence ATGATCTTCGCAGTTTTTTTTCTGAGTTTATCATTGATCACAGCTCAGGAAAAAGCAAAATCAGTATTTGATATTGCCAGAAGTGGAACCGTTGCAGAATTGAAAGATTTAATGAAAACAAATCCGGATATCATCAATCAAACCAATGAAAACGGATTTTCACCCTTAATCTTAGCGTGCTACCGCGGAAACACTGAGGTCGCAGATTTTTTAATAGACAACGTAAAAGATCTCGATTACAAAAGTCAAGATGGTACGGCATTGGCTGGACTTTCAGTACGTTACAACAAAAATTTGGTCGAGCATTTACTGAAGAAAAATGCAAACCCAAATATCGCAGACAGCACAGGAACGACACCTTTATTTTGGGCAGTAAAATCCGGAAACAAAGAATTGGTCGGGCTTCTACTTCAATATAAAGCCGACAGAACAAAGAAAGATTCAATGGGAATGACTCCTTTTGAATATGCTTTAAAAGCAGACAATAAAGAAATTATTAAACTACTGAAAAATTAA
- a CDS encoding Crp/Fnr family transcriptional regulator, protein MLDNQFIVEKFGFLGSEFLKEISKHAVSSTVKAKTEIVREGQKNKFVPFLIKGSVRVFTLNDGRELIYYYVRENDSCMMTFSSIFSDYISRIYAVAEEDSEVLLIPVSVMHDWLLRFPAISKLFFQEYDKRFTDVMNMVNEAVFHKLDKRILSYIKQQIAITGNHPIKLTHREIAINLGTSREVVSRVMKKIENEGEISQSREGIRIPESENVSVV, encoded by the coding sequence ATGTTAGATAATCAGTTTATTGTTGAGAAATTTGGGTTTTTAGGCTCAGAATTTTTAAAAGAAATCAGTAAACATGCTGTCAGCTCTACCGTAAAAGCCAAAACTGAAATCGTAAGGGAAGGTCAGAAAAATAAATTCGTACCTTTTCTTATCAAAGGTTCCGTCAGAGTTTTCACACTGAATGACGGCCGCGAACTTATCTATTATTACGTAAGAGAAAACGACAGCTGTATGATGACGTTTTCCTCTATTTTTTCAGATTACATCAGCCGGATTTATGCTGTAGCAGAAGAAGATTCAGAAGTTTTGCTCATTCCCGTTTCTGTGATGCATGATTGGCTACTCCGTTTTCCTGCCATCAGCAAACTCTTTTTTCAGGAATATGACAAACGCTTTACAGACGTTATGAATATGGTCAACGAAGCCGTGTTTCATAAACTTGACAAGAGAATTCTCAGTTACATCAAACAGCAGATTGCCATCACAGGAAATCATCCCATCAAACTGACCCATCGTGAAATTGCCATCAACCTCGGTACATCCAGAGAAGTGGTGAGCAGGGTAATGAAAAAAATTGAAAATGAAGGCGAGATTTCCCAGAGCAGAGAAGGTATCAGAATTCCTGAATCTGAAAATGTTAGCGTAGTCTAA
- a CDS encoding DUF5777 family beta-barrel protein: MTKTLLFLSMFSSVLAFSQEDLLKDIDTISTNRTTSPPAFKALQIVTGQSTKLTAKNEWYFVVAHRFGDVSDGFKNFFGLDDASTKLGAIYGLTDGISLSLSRETNMKTFEFGAKYRLLKQSENMPVDLVGYNVMALNTDLDKDTYPHLKFGDRLSYLTQALISRRFNENFSLQLSPSYVHKNLYEPTIENDNQFLTGLGGRYKISKRISINAEYFVNFDKNSFYKNPLSLGMDIETGGHVFQLLFSNSQLNSDIGYLTNATGKWEKGQIFFGFNLYRVF, from the coding sequence ATGACAAAAACTCTCTTATTTTTGTCGATGTTTTCTTCAGTTCTTGCTTTTTCGCAGGAAGATCTGCTCAAAGATATCGACACCATTTCAACCAACAGGACAACCTCGCCACCCGCTTTTAAAGCTCTTCAAATCGTTACCGGACAATCTACCAAGCTCACTGCAAAAAATGAGTGGTATTTTGTAGTCGCACACCGTTTTGGAGATGTGAGCGATGGTTTCAAAAACTTTTTCGGATTAGACGACGCTTCCACCAAACTTGGAGCGATTTATGGTTTGACCGACGGAATTTCTTTAAGCCTATCCAGAGAAACCAACATGAAAACCTTTGAGTTCGGAGCAAAGTACAGGCTTCTAAAACAAAGCGAAAACATGCCGGTAGATCTTGTCGGTTACAATGTGATGGCGCTCAACACCGATCTGGATAAAGACACCTATCCGCATCTGAAGTTCGGCGACAGACTTTCTTATCTCACGCAGGCTTTGATTTCCAGAAGATTTAATGAAAACTTTTCGCTGCAGTTATCGCCGTCTTACGTTCACAAAAATCTCTACGAACCAACGATTGAAAACGACAATCAATTCCTGACAGGATTGGGCGGACGCTACAAAATTTCCAAAAGAATCTCCATCAACGCAGAATATTTTGTGAATTTTGATAAAAACAGTTTCTACAAAAATCCATTGTCTTTAGGAATGGATATTGAAACCGGAGGTCACGTTTTTCAGCTTTTGTTCAGCAATTCACAACTGAATTCGGATATCGGTTACCTGACAAATGCTACCGGAAAGTGGGAAAAAGGACAGATTTTCTTTGGGTTTAACCTTTACAGAGTATTTTAA
- a CDS encoding YceI family protein — protein sequence MKNLLLILTSLLLSNLALAQKYITKTGKVTIEASVPMFEDVFAQDDSNVVVLNADNGEMASVSVVKNFKFKVKLMEEHFNESYAETAKYPKATFKGKVVGFDKTKLTANPQKVTVQGVLNFHGVDRNVSSSATISAKDGKIYLKGNFVAKSADFKVTIPKMVMKKVAENVNVEYKYTLVKQ from the coding sequence ATGAAAAATCTACTTTTAATATTGACTTCTTTACTGCTGAGCAATCTTGCTTTAGCCCAAAAATACATTACAAAGACGGGAAAAGTAACCATTGAAGCATCCGTTCCGATGTTTGAAGATGTTTTTGCGCAGGATGACAGTAATGTCGTGGTTCTCAACGCCGATAACGGAGAAATGGCGTCGGTTTCAGTAGTGAAAAACTTTAAATTTAAAGTGAAACTGATGGAAGAACATTTTAATGAAAGCTATGCTGAAACTGCAAAATATCCAAAGGCAACATTCAAAGGAAAAGTGGTAGGTTTTGATAAAACAAAACTGACTGCAAACCCTCAGAAAGTTACTGTTCAGGGCGTATTAAACTTTCACGGTGTTGACAGAAATGTTTCTTCCTCTGCGACCATTTCAGCAAAAGACGGAAAGATTTATCTGAAAGGAAATTTTGTTGCAAAATCAGCAGATTTCAAAGTAACCATCCCGAAAATGGTGATGAAAAAAGTTGCTGAAAATGTGAACGTGGAATATAAATATACCCTTGTTAAGCAATGA
- the rpoC gene encoding DNA-directed RNA polymerase subunit beta', whose translation MSNKNKSSRFNKITIGLASPESILQDSRGEVLKPETINYRTHKPERDGLFCEKIFGPIKDYECACGKYKRIRYKGIVCDRCGVEVTEKKVRRERIGHIGLVVPIAHIWYFRSLPNKIGYLLGIPSKKLDMIIYYERYVVIQQGIAKKLDGSDFDNKEFLTEEEYLDIMETLPVENQYLDDSDPNKFIAKMGAEAVEELLKRIDLDALSFDLRHKAHNEGSKQRRTEALKRLNVVEALRGANTRMINRPEWMIMRVLPVIPPELRPLVPLDGGRFATSDLNDLYRRVIIRNNRLKRLLEIKAPEVILRNEKRMLQESVDSLFDNTRKSSAVKSESNRPLKSLSDSLKGKQGRFRQNLLGKRVDYSARSVIVVGPNLQLHECGIPKDMAAELYKPFIIRKLIERGIVKTVKSAKRIIDRKEPVVYDILENVMKGHPVLLNRAPTLHRLGIQAFQPKMIEGKAIQLHPLVTTAFNADFDGDQMAVHLPLGPEAILEAQLLMLGSQNILNPANGSPITVPSQDMVLGLYFMTKELSSTEDMKVLGEGLAFYSPEEAEIAYAEGRVSLNAKVRCRLPIKENGEITVKLTETSVGRILFNQIVPKESGYINELLTKKSLRNVIGKVLADTDFPTTVKFLDAMKDLGYSNAFKGGLSFSLGDIVVPVEKKKMIATSIETVDEIRANYNMGLITDTERYNQVIDVWTNTNAGLTEMIMSRMKTDQGGFNSVYMMLDSGARGSKEQIRQLSGMRGLMAKPQKAGSTGAEIIENPILANFKEGLSILEYFISTHGARKGLADTALKTADAGYLTRRLVDVAQDVIVTETDCGTLRGTEVTALKKNDEIVEKISERILGRVSLHNVYDPETDEIIVNADEVINEALAKQIEEIGLEAVEVRSPLTCEAKKGICAKCYGRNLATGKTIHMGEAVGVIAAQSIGEPGTQLTLRTFHQGGVSTNVSENPSISARRDGIVELDEVRTITSEDENGNTAEVVVSRTTEFRLVADNETRTPLMIANVPYGSQLLVKSGDKVKKGDIIAKWDPYNAVIIAENAGKVEYEDIIQGISFQLEIDEQTGFEEKVISESRNKKAVPTLKVVDSKGVEQKGYNLPVGAHLMVNDGEKIKAGKVLIKIPRKAAKTGDITGGLPRVTELFEARNPSNPAVVTEIDGVVSYGKIKRGNRELIVEAKTGERKIYLVKLSNQILVQENDFVRAGSPLSDGSVTPDDILKIKGPTAVQEYLVNEIQEVYRLQGVKIDDKHFEIIVRQMMTKVSIVDGGDTQFLEGALEHKYDFLEENNRVFGLKVVTEAGDSKTFQPGQMITARELRDENSKLKREDQALVEVREALPATATPVLQGITRAALQTKSFMSAASFQETTKVLNEAAVAGKVDSLNGLKENVIVGHRIPAGTGLKEYQNVIVGSRKEFEDLN comes from the coding sequence ATGTCAAATAAAAATAAATCAAGTAGATTTAATAAAATAACCATCGGTTTAGCTTCTCCGGAATCCATTTTACAGGATTCCAGAGGGGAGGTTTTAAAGCCGGAAACCATTAACTACAGAACGCACAAGCCTGAAAGAGACGGTTTGTTCTGTGAAAAAATCTTCGGTCCTATCAAAGATTACGAATGTGCTTGTGGTAAATACAAGAGAATTCGTTACAAAGGGATCGTTTGTGACCGTTGTGGTGTAGAGGTTACGGAGAAAAAAGTACGTAGAGAAAGAATCGGGCACATCGGTTTGGTTGTTCCTATCGCGCACATTTGGTATTTCCGTTCTTTACCAAACAAAATCGGTTACCTTTTGGGTATTCCTTCCAAGAAATTGGATATGATCATCTATTACGAGAGATATGTTGTTATTCAGCAGGGTATCGCTAAGAAATTAGATGGTTCTGATTTTGATAATAAAGAATTCCTTACAGAAGAAGAATACCTTGATATCATGGAAACTCTTCCTGTAGAAAACCAGTATCTTGACGATTCAGATCCAAACAAATTCATCGCCAAAATGGGTGCTGAAGCTGTTGAGGAATTATTAAAAAGAATCGATCTTGATGCATTGTCTTTCGACTTGAGACACAAAGCTCACAACGAAGGTTCAAAACAAAGAAGAACTGAAGCTCTGAAAAGATTGAACGTTGTAGAAGCGTTGAGAGGTGCCAATACAAGAATGATCAACAGACCGGAGTGGATGATTATGCGTGTGCTTCCTGTAATACCACCAGAATTGAGACCATTGGTTCCATTGGATGGAGGACGTTTCGCAACTTCTGACTTAAATGACCTTTACAGAAGAGTGATCATCAGAAACAACCGTTTGAAGAGATTATTGGAGATCAAAGCTCCTGAAGTAATCTTGAGAAACGAGAAGCGTATGCTTCAGGAATCTGTAGATTCATTATTCGATAACACAAGAAAATCTTCTGCTGTAAAATCTGAATCAAACAGACCATTGAAATCACTTTCAGATTCATTGAAAGGTAAGCAAGGTCGTTTCCGTCAGAACTTATTAGGGAAAAGGGTAGATTACTCTGCACGTTCGGTAATTGTTGTAGGTCCAAACTTGCAGCTTCACGAATGTGGTATTCCTAAAGATATGGCAGCTGAACTTTACAAACCGTTCATCATCAGAAAACTGATTGAGAGAGGAATTGTAAAAACTGTAAAATCTGCAAAGAGAATCATCGACAGAAAAGAACCTGTAGTATATGATATCCTTGAAAACGTGATGAAAGGTCACCCTGTTTTATTAAACAGAGCACCTACGCTTCACAGATTGGGTATTCAGGCATTCCAGCCTAAAATGATCGAAGGTAAAGCGATTCAGCTTCACCCGTTGGTGACGACAGCATTCAACGCCGATTTCGATGGTGACCAGATGGCGGTACACTTACCGTTAGGCCCTGAGGCGATTTTGGAAGCTCAGTTGTTGATGTTAGGTTCTCAAAATATCCTGAACCCTGCAAACGGTTCTCCAATCACGGTACCTTCTCAGGACATGGTTCTTGGTCTTTATTTCATGACCAAAGAATTAAGCTCTACTGAAGATATGAAAGTTTTGGGTGAAGGTCTTGCATTCTACTCTCCGGAAGAAGCGGAAATCGCTTATGCTGAAGGCAGAGTTTCATTGAACGCTAAAGTAAGATGTAGACTTCCTATCAAGGAAAACGGTGAAATCACTGTGAAACTAACCGAAACTTCTGTTGGTAGAATCTTATTCAACCAGATCGTTCCTAAAGAATCAGGATATATTAATGAACTTTTAACGAAGAAATCATTAAGAAATGTAATTGGTAAAGTACTTGCCGATACAGATTTCCCTACTACCGTAAAATTCCTTGATGCAATGAAAGACTTAGGTTATTCAAACGCATTCAAAGGAGGTCTTTCTTTCTCATTGGGTGACATCGTAGTTCCTGTTGAGAAAAAGAAAATGATCGCAACATCTATTGAAACTGTAGACGAAATCAGAGCCAATTACAACATGGGTCTTATTACAGATACAGAAAGATATAACCAGGTAATTGACGTTTGGACAAACACCAACGCCGGATTAACTGAAATGATCATGAGCAGAATGAAAACCGACCAGGGAGGATTCAACTCTGTATACATGATGCTTGATTCTGGTGCGAGGGGTTCTAAGGAACAGATCCGTCAGTTATCAGGGATGAGAGGTTTGATGGCAAAACCGCAGAAAGCTGGTTCTACCGGTGCGGAAATTATCGAAAACCCGATTCTTGCAAACTTTAAGGAAGGTCTTTCCATCCTTGAGTACTTTATCTCTACCCACGGTGCCCGTAAAGGTCTTGCGGATACCGCTCTTAAGACTGCCGATGCAGGTTACTTAACGAGAAGACTGGTAGACGTTGCACAGGATGTTATCGTTACAGAAACAGATTGCGGAACATTAAGAGGTACAGAAGTTACTGCACTCAAGAAAAATGACGAGATCGTTGAAAAAATCTCTGAAAGAATTTTAGGTAGAGTATCATTACACAATGTATATGATCCTGAAACAGACGAAATCATCGTGAATGCAGACGAAGTAATCAACGAAGCATTAGCCAAGCAAATCGAGGAGATTGGTCTGGAAGCTGTTGAAGTACGCTCTCCATTAACTTGTGAAGCTAAAAAAGGTATCTGTGCTAAATGTTACGGTAGAAACCTTGCTACAGGGAAAACCATCCACATGGGTGAAGCTGTAGGGGTAATTGCTGCACAATCCATCGGGGAACCTGGAACTCAGCTTACGTTGAGAACCTTCCACCAGGGTGGTGTATCTACAAACGTATCAGAAAACCCTTCAATCTCTGCAAGAAGAGACGGTATCGTTGAGTTGGATGAGGTAAGAACAATTACTTCCGAAGACGAAAACGGAAACACTGCAGAAGTAGTGGTATCCCGTACAACTGAATTCAGATTGGTGGCTGATAACGAAACCAGAACACCGTTAATGATTGCCAACGTACCTTACGGTTCTCAGTTACTCGTTAAATCCGGTGATAAAGTGAAGAAAGGCGATATCATTGCAAAATGGGATCCTTACAACGCGGTAATCATTGCAGAAAACGCTGGTAAGGTAGAGTATGAGGATATTATCCAGGGTATCTCATTCCAGTTGGAGATTGATGAACAGACAGGATTCGAAGAGAAAGTAATCTCTGAATCAAGAAATAAGAAAGCTGTACCTACATTGAAGGTAGTAGATTCCAAAGGTGTTGAGCAGAAAGGCTACAACTTACCTGTAGGAGCCCACTTAATGGTAAACGACGGTGAAAAAATTAAGGCTGGTAAAGTCTTAATCAAAATCCCGAGAAAAGCTGCTAAGACCGGGGATATTACCGGGGGTCTTCCGAGAGTTACCGAATTATTCGAAGCGAGAAACCCATCTAACCCGGCTGTAGTTACAGAAATTGACGGTGTTGTTTCTTACGGAAAAATCAAAAGAGGTAACCGAGAATTGATCGTTGAAGCTAAAACTGGTGAAAGAAAAATTTATTTGGTTAAATTATCCAACCAGATTTTGGTACAGGAGAATGACTTCGTGAGAGCTGGTTCGCCACTTTCTGACGGTTCAGTTACTCCGGACGACATCCTGAAAATCAAGGGACCAACTGCGGTTCAGGAATATTTAGTAAACGAAATTCAGGAAGTTTACCGTCTTCAGGGGGTAAAAATCGACGACAAGCACTTCGAAATCATCGTAAGACAGATGATGACAAAAGTATCTATCGTTGACGGAGGTGACACTCAGTTCCTTGAAGGTGCACTTGAGCACAAATACGACTTCCTTGAGGAGAACAACAGAGTATTTGGTCTTAAGGTAGTAACCGAAGCTGGTGATTCAAAAACTTTCCAGCCAGGACAGATGATTACTGCAAGAGAACTGAGAGACGAAAACTCTAAACTGAAGCGTGAAGATCAGGCTTTGGTAGAAGTAAGAGAAGCTCTTCCGGCTACAGCAACGCCTGTATTGCAGGGGATTACAAGAGCAGCTCTTCAAACCAAATCGTTCATGTCTGCAGCATCGTTCCAGGAAACAACCAAGGTTCTTAACGAAGCCGCGGTTGCAGGTAAAGTAGACAGCCTGAATGGTCTTAAAGAAAATGTAATTGTAGGACACAGAATTCCTGCAGGTACGGGTCTTAAAGAGTATCAGAACGTGATCGTAGGTTCAAGAAAAGAATTCGAAGATCTTAACTAA
- a CDS encoding DUF3467 domain-containing protein, translating to MDNNQNPQDGNINIQLNEMVASGVYCNLALVNHSPSEFVVDFIQMMPGVQQANVRSRVILAPLHAKRVLAALQQNITNYEQQFGEIKEVEPFVLGGNNVQA from the coding sequence ATGGACAACAATCAAAATCCACAGGACGGAAACATCAACATCCAGTTAAACGAAATGGTAGCTTCAGGAGTTTACTGTAACCTTGCTTTAGTAAACCACTCTCCATCTGAGTTTGTAGTAGACTTCATCCAAATGATGCCAGGTGTACAGCAGGCAAACGTAAGATCAAGAGTAATCCTGGCTCCTCTTCACGCGAAGAGAGTTTTAGCTGCACTTCAGCAAAACATCACCAACTACGAGCAGCAGTTCGGAGAAATCAAGGAAGTTGAGCCTTTCGTATTGGGAGGAAACAACGTACAGGCATAA